A genomic window from Chitinophaga pollutisoli includes:
- a CDS encoding sugar phosphate nucleotidyltransferase, which translates to MKAIIPVAGAGTKLRPHTYTQPKALIPLAGRTILSIIVDQLVESGIREFVFVVGYLGEKIQHYVEKKYPDLTMHFVQQNSREGTGHAILLTKDVVGTDEVLIVLGDTIVEVDFREVINSPVSVLGVKKVDDPRNFGVAEITDNLSITRVIEKPQIPKSNLALVGMYKIRETEQLYKCLEDNIRMQVRSHDEFQLTDALECMIQHGVQFNAFKVNNWFDCGRKETLLETNATLLKKYKLSASPVLPYENTIIIPPVSIGEGCNIKNSIIGPNVAIGDNTVISYSIVKDSIIGSFSNLYEVVLKSSLIGSDANIRGLSQSLNIGDNTEIDLG; encoded by the coding sequence ATGAAGGCAATTATTCCAGTCGCGGGAGCAGGCACCAAACTGCGACCGCATACATATACGCAGCCGAAAGCGCTTATCCCGCTGGCGGGGCGAACGATCCTGAGCATTATCGTTGACCAGCTGGTGGAATCCGGCATCCGCGAATTCGTTTTCGTGGTCGGTTATCTCGGGGAAAAGATCCAGCATTACGTAGAAAAGAAATATCCTGACCTCACCATGCACTTCGTGCAGCAGAACTCCCGCGAAGGCACCGGCCACGCCATCCTGCTCACGAAAGACGTTGTAGGGACGGACGAAGTGCTTATCGTACTGGGCGATACGATCGTGGAAGTGGATTTCAGGGAAGTGATCAACTCGCCGGTGTCGGTGCTGGGTGTGAAGAAGGTTGATGATCCCCGCAACTTCGGCGTCGCCGAGATCACGGATAACCTGTCCATCACCCGGGTGATCGAAAAACCCCAGATCCCCAAATCCAACCTCGCCCTCGTTGGCATGTACAAAATCCGGGAAACGGAACAGCTGTACAAATGCCTGGAAGATAATATCCGCATGCAGGTACGCTCGCATGACGAGTTCCAGCTCACCGATGCGCTCGAATGCATGATCCAGCACGGCGTGCAGTTCAATGCCTTCAAGGTGAATAACTGGTTCGACTGCGGCCGCAAGGAAACGCTCCTCGAAACCAACGCCACCCTGCTGAAGAAATACAAGCTTTCCGCCAGCCCGGTGCTCCCTTACGAGAATACCATCATCATTCCCCCCGTGAGCATCGGCGAAGGCTGCAATATCAAGAACAGCATTATCGGCCCCAATGTGGCCATCGGCGATAACACCGTCATCAGTTATTCCATCGTGAAAGATTCCATCATCGGCTCGTTCAGCAACCTGTACGAAGTGGTGTTGAAATCCTCCCTCATCGGGAGCGACGCCAATATCCGCGGGCTCAGCCAGAGCCTCAATATCGGCGACAACACGGAAATCGATCTCGGCTAA
- a CDS encoding PDZ domain-containing protein codes for MGKKVDVNFFPDEVSLAAAQKRGTDSNSIVIDLQFVDFKKGDYRLKPSSKPKYFTYRDFPVSGFGTRIAAYKKLAAPVPLPAILISAATGKGDMMEWKGAKVKNIEGLGERSATGLPDEKGAYFVEVPTSSEAHKAGLRSNDVVLQLDGQQIASAKAFFSVYQPIAWRTNLKVVVFRNQREQEIVLK; via the coding sequence GTGGGGAAAAAAGTAGATGTGAATTTCTTCCCGGACGAGGTATCTCTGGCAGCGGCGCAAAAGCGCGGCACGGATTCGAATTCCATCGTAATCGATCTGCAATTCGTGGATTTCAAAAAAGGAGATTACCGGCTGAAACCATCCAGCAAACCAAAATACTTCACTTACCGCGATTTCCCGGTCAGCGGTTTTGGTACGAGGATAGCCGCGTATAAAAAACTGGCCGCACCTGTTCCCTTGCCCGCCATCCTCATTTCTGCGGCTACAGGCAAAGGCGATATGATGGAATGGAAAGGCGCGAAAGTGAAGAACATCGAAGGGTTGGGCGAGCGCTCGGCCACGGGCCTGCCCGATGAAAAAGGCGCGTATTTCGTGGAGGTGCCAACATCCAGCGAGGCTCACAAGGCCGGCCTGCGCAGCAATGACGTCGTGTTACAGCTCGACGGGCAACAGATCGCATCCGCCAAAGCTTTCTTTTCCGTGTACCAGCCCATCGCCTGGCGCACAAACCTGAAAGTGGTCGTGTTCCGCAACCAGCGCGAACAGGAGATCGTACTGAAATAG
- the glyA gene encoding serine hydroxymethyltransferase yields the protein MQRDQQIFDIIRQELERQRHGIELIASENFTSHQVMQAMGNVMTNKYAEGYPGRRYYGGCEIVDLSEQLAIDRAKQIFGIEYANVQPHSGAQANAAVLLAILQAGDKILGLDLSMGGHLTHGSAVNFSGKLYQPLFYGVNKETGLVEYDKMEEVALAEKPKLIICGASAYSRDWDYKRIREIADKIGAFVMADIAHPAGLIAKGLLNAPFAHCHFVTTTTHKTLRGPRGGMIMMGKDFENPFGLKTPKGEIRMMSNLIDMAVFPGIQGGPLEHVIAAKAVSFFEILSDDYDQYARQIIKNAQSMSRAFVEKGYQIISGGTDNHLMLIDLRNKNISGKKAENVLVQADITCNKNMVPYDDKSPFVTSGIRVGVPAITTRGMQEDHMPQIVEWIDKLLMDADNEGLQQRIRGEVNEFMKQFPLYPDMG from the coding sequence ATGCAAAGAGACCAGCAGATTTTCGATATCATCCGCCAGGAACTGGAAAGGCAGCGCCATGGCATTGAACTGATTGCTTCTGAGAATTTCACGAGCCACCAGGTAATGCAAGCGATGGGCAACGTTATGACCAACAAGTACGCCGAGGGCTACCCCGGCCGCCGTTATTATGGCGGTTGCGAGATTGTGGACCTGAGCGAACAGCTGGCCATCGACCGCGCCAAACAGATTTTCGGCATCGAATACGCCAACGTTCAGCCCCACTCCGGTGCGCAGGCCAACGCGGCAGTGCTGCTGGCCATCCTCCAGGCGGGCGACAAGATCCTGGGCCTGGATCTGAGCATGGGCGGCCACCTTACCCACGGTTCCGCCGTTAACTTCTCCGGAAAGCTTTACCAGCCGCTATTTTACGGTGTAAACAAAGAAACCGGCCTGGTAGAATACGATAAAATGGAAGAGGTTGCCCTCGCCGAAAAACCCAAACTGATCATCTGCGGCGCCTCCGCTTACAGCCGCGACTGGGATTACAAACGCATCCGCGAAATCGCTGACAAAATCGGCGCCTTCGTCATGGCAGACATCGCGCACCCCGCGGGCCTCATCGCCAAAGGACTGCTGAACGCTCCCTTCGCACACTGCCATTTCGTAACCACCACCACCCACAAAACCCTTCGCGGCCCCCGCGGTGGTATGATTATGATGGGCAAGGACTTCGAAAACCCCTTCGGCCTCAAAACCCCGAAAGGCGAAATCCGCATGATGTCCAACCTGATCGATATGGCTGTATTCCCCGGCATCCAGGGCGGCCCCCTCGAGCACGTGATCGCTGCCAAAGCGGTTTCCTTCTTCGAAATCCTCTCCGACGATTACGACCAATACGCCCGCCAGATCATCAAAAACGCTCAATCCATGTCCCGCGCGTTCGTGGAGAAAGGCTACCAGATCATCTCCGGCGGCACGGATAACCACCTGATGCTGATCGACCTTCGTAACAAGAACATCTCCGGTAAGAAAGCCGAGAACGTACTCGTACAAGCCGACATCACCTGCAACAAGAACATGGTGCCCTACGACGATAAATCTCCCTTCGTTACCTCTGGTATCCGCGTTGGCGTTCCCGCCATCACCACCCGTGGCATGCAGGAAGACCATATGCCGCAAATCGTTGAGTGGATCGACAAACTCCTCATGGACGCCGACAACGAAGGCCTTCAGCAGCGCATCCGCGGCGAAGTGAACGAATTCATGAAACAATTCCCCCTCTACCCCGATATGGGCTGA
- a CDS encoding DUF561 domain-containing protein: MAAFQNPVTRLFGIEYPIIQAGMIWASGWRLASAVSNAGGLGLLGAGSMYPNVLREHIQKCKAATSKPFGVNVPLLYPDLDQHIQIILEEKVPVVFTSAGNPKTWTPLLKENGVKVVHVVSSSKFALKSQEAGVDAVVAEGFEAGGHNGREETTTMVLIPAVADMVKIPVIAAGGISSGRAMAAAFALGASGVQVGSRFVATPEASSHEAFKQAIVKAGEGDTMLSLKQLTPVRLLKNAFSDAVKKAEAEGADVQSLKDLLGRGRAKKGMFEGQLEEGELEIGQVSALIHQIQPAADVLHDIWNEFRATCARLGAH, encoded by the coding sequence ATGGCTGCATTTCAGAATCCAGTTACACGCCTATTCGGCATCGAATATCCCATTATCCAGGCCGGCATGATCTGGGCCAGCGGCTGGCGCCTCGCCAGTGCGGTGAGCAACGCGGGCGGCCTAGGCCTCCTTGGCGCCGGCAGCATGTACCCAAATGTGCTCCGGGAGCATATTCAGAAATGCAAAGCCGCGACCAGCAAACCTTTCGGCGTAAATGTGCCGCTTCTCTATCCCGACCTCGACCAACACATCCAAATCATCCTGGAAGAGAAAGTGCCGGTGGTATTCACTTCCGCCGGCAATCCCAAAACCTGGACGCCGCTGCTGAAAGAAAACGGGGTGAAAGTGGTGCACGTAGTGTCGAGCAGCAAGTTTGCACTAAAGAGCCAGGAAGCAGGTGTAGACGCGGTGGTGGCCGAGGGCTTTGAAGCCGGCGGGCACAACGGCCGCGAGGAAACCACCACCATGGTACTCATCCCCGCGGTGGCGGATATGGTGAAGATTCCCGTGATCGCCGCAGGTGGCATCAGCTCAGGGCGCGCCATGGCTGCGGCTTTCGCGCTGGGCGCCTCGGGCGTGCAGGTGGGCAGCCGGTTCGTGGCCACGCCGGAAGCTTCTTCCCACGAAGCATTCAAACAAGCCATCGTAAAAGCCGGAGAAGGCGATACGATGTTGTCGCTCAAACAACTGACGCCCGTGCGCCTGCTGAAAAACGCGTTCTCCGACGCGGTGAAGAAAGCCGAAGCGGAAGGTGCAGATGTACAATCTCTCAAAGATCTTTTGGGCCGGGGCCGTGCTAAAAAAGGGATGTTCGAAGGACAGCTCGAAGAAGGCGAACTGGAAATCGGCCAGGTCAGCGCCCTCATCCACCAGATCCAACCCGCGGCCGACGTCCTCCACGACATCTGGAACGAGTTCCGCGCCACCTGTGCACGACTTGGTGCGCACTGA